In the genome of Centropristis striata isolate RG_2023a ecotype Rhode Island chromosome 6, C.striata_1.0, whole genome shotgun sequence, the window CCAGCTTCATTCAAAGATGGAAGTACAGTACGCCTGCTATTGAATACAGTGGTGCATTATTGTTACAGGATATGATTACAGAAATGATTTGAAGCATCAGTCTATTATCAACCACGGCTTCAGGTATCGGATTATGATTCAtaattcaatcttttttttcttccagaaatACTGGACATTCAAAGAAGATGACCTTGCACAGACTCATCCCTAAGCCACACAGGTCTGAAATCCAAttatctccacacacacacacacacacacatacataaataatcGTATACATATGCAAATAGCTGTAGACCACCAGTGGGGAGCTCACTGGTCTTCCCATATCATTTTTATGGTTGGCATTGGTCATTGGATTCCTTTGCAGCCTTGATAGTGAGTCATTCACAGTGAGCCACTTATTACTTTTTTACAGCGAGAAGGCAGCAGCTATAAATACCCATCAGTGTAGTTGTATCCATGTGATAATGAAAACATCTGCCATACGAATAAAGCTCAATTAAAAATGCTGTATTTCAAATAACATcaactttattgcatttaaatgaGTCTCTGCCTCATTGAAGCCAAGGGAAGTCAGCTTTGTttatatgcagtggtggaggaCTTATTAAGATCCTTTGATTAATCAGGAAAATActcaattacaagtaaaagtcctgaaaaaTGAGGTATTATATTGTCATTAAAAGCAAAAGTACTGATTATGCAGTAAATGAGTGTTCTATTGTGTTCTTAGTATGTCAAATCCTAACCTAGATGTAGTTAGTAGTTAAAGCTTTGGTGTATAGGAAaattataaagttgcataaaaaagtTAAGCTTTATAATAGTGGAAAAAGAGTGAGAAATTGACAACACGTGGAGCAAATATcatgacttttgttttcattgatCAGTACTTTAAAGGTCAACAACAGTGTGCCAGTAACATTATTTCCCATTCTCATTTAGAAAGGCTGCAGCACACGTGGATCCGACTGCTTTGACAAGACTGAGCAAAAATGTGAATCCTCTGGAACAGAGCTACAACACCACTGTCAAGCTCTCGTCGAACAACTGGAATTTCAACAAGACCCTCTCCAATCTCATCAGGCAGGCTCATCACTCCCCACAATTATCTCGACACATTTTCACTCTCCACCAAGCACAATCTTTCATAACCATCATGTATTTTCTCTTCTCACAGGAAGAACATTCTGAGATTTCTCGATCCGGAAAGAGACATTTCTATTTTGAAAGGCACACTGAAACCAGGAGACATCATCCACTATGTGTTTGATCGCCACAGCACCACAAACATCTCAGAAAATCTCTACCGTCTTTTGCCAACTGTATCCCCAATGAAGAACCAACATCACAAGCGCTGTGCCATCGTAGGGAACTCTGGGATCCTGCTGAACAGCAGCTGTGGACCCGACATCGACTCTCACGACTTTGTTATCAGgtatttttttccctgcagAAACTGCATAAGTGATTTCGGGGTTGGAAGTCTTCCACTcgaaataaatcataaaacatGCAAGTCAAAGTGGACCGTAATTGAAATGGATTAGcacattagtttcagttttaggTTTATCTCACTTTACTGAGAGTATAATTCACATTGGAATGATAATCGCTGTCTCGAGTTCCTGGTTTAATTCAGGTTTAGGGTTGGTGCTCACACAGCTGGAAATATATTAATTGCACTTTTGAAAATGCTCTCAAAGCTTTTTAATGATTGAAAGTTTGAAAAAGAGCTGCCGGACAAAGAGCAATTAAATGCATGATTCTacattaaagtgacattttgaaAAGCCTTTGCATTCAGCAGAAACGCATTGTGCTTTTGAGAGAAACACCGGCGCTCTCAGGGGTCCTGCTCTCATTTACCACAGAGTTGTGTTTGTGAAGCCATCAGCCcgctctgttttgtgtttaaggAGTCGCTGAGTGGGTTATTTATCACTATTCATGCTTGTCATTGGACGAAAATAAATCAGTCTAGGGTTATATTATAATggaagatgcaaaaaaaaacccattctGGCCGGTGTTCTGCGTACAGCCCGGAACAATCTAACAAAACATCCACTGTCTGCGGAGGTATCGGCTGTGAGGAACATCCTCTCATAAATCAATGACTTTAATGTTGTTGTATAAATGGAGCAGGAAGTAGCTGTCCGTCGCAGCACCTCATTGAGTTGATTGATCGATAGCTGAATAGGCCTCAAAATCCTTGCATGTTccttttttattctgaaatggaTTCTGTTGTCGTCACATTGTTTCTTTTCCAAGTGCTGTGATGTTATGCTGATGAGGGAGAGGTCATGATTCCCAGACCACGGCAGCATGATAATAACTCCGGCCGGGGCATGGCGGCAGCAATGGTTGGCTGAAGGCAGGCAACAGGGAATGTGGCATTTTGAGAAGCTGAGGAATTTGCTCTGGTATACACGTATCAGAGAGGGAGATAATGCCTCAGCTAAATATAGTTCTGTGACCTATGTGCGCTTTCCACAAAGTAGGTTGACGGTATTTTGTATTATAGATTATttcagctcagtgtgtgtgatgatttaACAAGATAATTTTGGTGCCCTGGAGCAATTTATTGGAacttataaaaataaatcagcagctgatgcacatttgtCACGTGTTTGTCACCTATTTGCATGTGATCTTTGAACCAGCTGTTTACTAAAACAGGTGCATCAGCTGTCATCAGCAACCGTTCAAGGgatacttttttaaaagtgggattgtatgaggtacttatccatagtcggTGTATTATCTACAGTCGGCACATAAGTTAAGCAATGCACTGCTgaggacaggggcagcagctaaacatagattttttttaggcTGGCCTCTTTTTAGGAGGCTGTAATATATCACTTCAAGTGTATGACGTATGACATATTTAGaatgttttcactgttttactttgctgtcagacagccctgtttaagttacaagttgagtttaAGTAAAGCTGTTATGTTTTCCTCAAattaccagactccattgacaaaaacatcatCATTTTTACGTCACAGAATACAATCACTTGTGAGTCTGGTGACTGAAACCTACATGAACTGCATATGATTCTCATCATCTTCTTATTTATCTAACCATTCACCTCATGCCCTGTGTTAATTTCAtctgcattaaccctttatatggcaaataactatatttggcatttttactagattaaagtggcaaatctacaagaaaaaaagttgcagatttatgagatttaaagtggtgaatctgtgcgaaaaaagtcgcagatttacgagaaaaaagtggggggaaaagcaacttttttctcccagattcaccgctttaacccttaatagggcactcactgaaatacttgcaaatttcaacccctagagaatattggaggatattacacactgccagaatgtgtaaaaaaaaaaacataccaaataatattttgagaaaaaagttgcttttgtgtgactttggtgttaaAAAGTGTAAGTTCAGATTCGCCAAATACGTTATCCTGCTGCCTCCAGAGCAttacattgcttagcttttgTTTCCGTACTcgtgcctgcttctccaaactgggggcatgccaactgccatctactgtaagtaatacactgactacaGACCTCATGCAGCCCCACTTTAATAAATCCAAACCATCCCTCTGCGAAAGAACACAAAGTCCCAGCATGCATTCTCAGATGAAGTGTTCTTTGACTCCTTTGTATTCAACAAACCGAAACATTGGAttatctgaaaaaaaattatttttgaatgcTTGCTTTTCACTAGACACCGGTCATCAGTGTATGTGTAAATTAGAATATGttcagttattaaaaaaaaaaaaaaacaagcactcCGAGTTTGTTTTCCTGCCACACTGCAGGGAATAGAGATGCTTCATTGTGAAGATAATTACTGGCTTTGTGTTTTCTGCTATTTATTTGGAGGCCGAGGTTAACGTCAATAAACAAAATGCCATCCTGCTTTTCTGGTGAATTTCAATTGTTTTTCTGCTCTATTTCACTCTAGAAAGAAATGTCTGCCGGGCAAATGGTTTGACTAGCTCGAGGACACAAACAGATGGGTGGTAAATTGAAGGGAAGAACTAAATAAAAGTATCCTACTAAGGAATGAGCTGAGAGAAGATTTAAGCTTTTTGGAATAGGTATACATCTTCATTTTCTAACCATTGTGGAGTGGCAGCTTTAGTCGCTGTTATCAGCTCATGAAATTAAAGAGTGTCCTATCGCAATAGTGCTGGTGCGTATCATCATTTGGGGCgtgttttggtttttatttaaactCACTTGTGAATCTGGTGACTGAAACCTACTTCTTATTTATCTAACCATTCACCTCATGCCCTGTGTTAATTACAtctgcattaaccctttatcaggcaaagaactatatttggcaaCTACAggaaatatttcgagaaaaaagttgcaaatttactagtttaaagtggcaaatctacaagaaaaaaagtcgcagatttaagagatttaaagtgggggaaaaaagcaacttttttctccagattcaccactttaacccttaataggacactcattgaaatacttgcaaattccaaatttcaatctCTAGTGATTATTGGAGGATAGTACatagaatgtgttaaaaaaaacatacggaataatattttgagaaaaaagtttacgagattaaagtggcaaatctacgagaaaaaaatgcgtagatttatgagatttaaatctgggagaaaaaaagttgcttttttcccacttttttctcgtaaatctgcaactttttttcgcacagatttgccactttaaatctcttaaatctgctacttttttttctcgtagatttgccactttaatctagtaaatttgctacttttttctcaaaatataacgtgaagttaccaaatatagttctttggctgataaagggttaactcttTTATTCAGGTTTTCCCTTTAATTTGTCACCGTCTTTATATTCAGTTTCTGGAATTCTTGAGTGAACTAGCAGCCAGGAGCAACAGTCTGTTGAATTTTCTAAATTCCtctgagtttttctttttaattaaatgattaaCAACAGTCCACTACACACACAGGCTCCTTCTAAGCACATGTGtgttaattcaaataaaatgcaaGAAGAATATTTGCAAGTGCTCGCTCTAGATGGCCTTTCATTCAGTCACTGAGTCTGAACGAAACGGGGAAACTTGAGAGAGAAGTTGCAGTGTGAACTATATGATTGACCTATCTCCTTCAAATAGATTTGTTATTAACTTTGGTTaccctagaggttaggaattaTGCTTGTAACCAGAGGGTTGTCtgttcgaatcccaggactgacaggtcaaggtctggagtgcccttgagcaaggcacataacccccgcgcacacacacacacaacacacaaacacacagctccCCAGGCACGCAGAAATGTGCTGTCCACCGaggcatggtgtgttcactggcaTGTCAAAaaagatgggttaaatgcagtggttgaatttccccattgtgggactaaaaAGGGAGTCTTAATCTTAAAGAATCTCACATCAAAAGGAAAGTAAGGAAATCATTTCATGTCTGCGGACACTGTGTGCTTGTTTTAAGGTGTAACCTGGCTCCGGTGGAGGAGTACTCTCGGGACGTGGGCTGGCGGACCAACTTGGTGACCATGAACCCTTCAGTGGTGCAGCGGGCCTTCCAGGACCTGATCAGCGAAGAGTGGAGGGATCGCTTCCTGCAGCGGCTGCAGAGCCTCAGCGGGAGCGTGCTGTGGATCCCGGCGTTCATGGCCAAGGGGGGAGAGGAGCGGGTGGAGTGGGCCCTCCGACTCATCCTGTTGCACACTGTGGACGTGCGCACCGCCTTCCCCTCGCTGCGCCTTCTCCACGCTGTCAGAGGGTAAGATGTAGCTCAAGCTGGCAGCTGCTGCTCCTGGTGTGCTGCGTCTCTTAAGAACACCTGTGCGCAGCATAATGAAGGGGTTGGCAAACTCTAATCTGCAGCCCAGGTGGCTATTTTTATACCGAGCATTAAAGCTGATCTCCAGGGCCAGTCTGAGTGAACGCTACACGGTCTCTCGTCACTCTGTGTGCACCTGGAGTCGCTCCGCCAAATCCGTCTTGATCAAGTGtgaaatgtgtctttgtgtgtgtttgattctAAAATGAAGGACATAGTTGAAGTCGACATCAGTCTGTTTAATAGTTTATTTGTGTGCTGGGATCAGTcgtttctccttttctctctctgtcacttatttgctttcttgcagagaGTTCAGGTTCAATATCCCTctgatatttttctgtttaaagtACAATCTAGAATATCTCAGTTTCATTTCCTTTGGATGCACCTATGGCAAAAAGCAGTAATTGCAGCTGTATTTGTGGATCTCAATTTCAATAGTTTTTGAAATTTCATCATCTGTAGTCattgctcttttcttttttcgtcCAGTCACTGTTTACTCAAAATGCTAGTagagaccaaaaaaattacGTGCTGAGTGAGTTGAGGAGCAATTCTGTTTGCATTAGCGCCATCTAAACCTCAATGGACCAACCATACGTACAAGACACGAGGTTCTAAGTTTAAAAATACGCCTACCAACACTTCTAAAGCTCATTAATCATCacattgtttctttatttaatctGCACACAGGCAGATATGTAACGAGACCAAGAACCAACTGTGTGTTGTTAATTTGTTAATTGgcactaaacacaaagtgcagctgatgagTGTTAGTTCTGCAGCTCATAAACTAAAGTAGTGGACAAATTAAAAGTAGCCCTAAATTCATTCTggcaatcagtggtggaatgtaactaagtacatttactcaagtactgttcttaagtacaattttaaggtacctgtactttactttagtaacTTTATACCTGtagtccactacattttaggggcaaatattgtagtttttactccacttaatatagctgacagcttaagttacttagATATAACTGATTActaagatttaacatgaaaaaattatgtattaagtagttaaaacgaGCCCTACCTGAACAAcagtaaatgctgcttacataaatgcatcaaaaataataatatatttgaatatataaaacagagtactttcacttttgatactttaagtacattttgatgccgataAATTTGTACTTTTGCTGAGGCAAGTTGTGGATATTGTAGtgaagtcatttcacagtgtgatattagggATTTGAATTCTTCTTCCAACCACTGATGAtaatccaatagttgttgagacatttcagCCATATGATGGAGGAAAAGTCAGGGGACCACAAAAGTCAGTAGTGCTTATCCTCTCGGGACCGTAAACGTCTGTACAAAATGTAATAGTTTttaagatatttcagtctggaccaaagtggtggactgactgacatTTCCTTCCCTCGAGCTGTGCCAGCTAAAAGCAAACAAGTAATGTTTTTACGGGGAGTTACATGATTTGATCAAGAGCCGTGTCTTCCCAGAGTCTTGTCATCATGGTGAGGTTACCAGGCAACCAGCAGAGATGCTACATAGAAGTGCTAAGGGGAAGGATAAACTGCTGTTAATGGTATCGATCCTCTCATTTAACTCTGCAAGAAAGCAACACGTTTCTCAAAATGTCCATCCCctccttaaattaaacttttagcTCTTTAGTCTCACCTCTGTGATCAGGAGTTGAATCTCAGCTTTTGTGCATTGATTTGACACTGATTTTCTGCCAACTTTCATGAAAATGCATCATGAAGGGATCAATTTTGCTTAAATTTTATGG includes:
- the st8sia2 gene encoding alpha-2,8-sialyltransferase 8B, whose protein sequence is MPLVFRTLLFGFVTLLVVVLIIDDIAEVEEETANTGHSKKMTLHRLIPKPHRKAAAHVDPTALTRLSKNVNPLEQSYNTTVKLSSNNWNFNKTLSNLIRKNILRFLDPERDISILKGTLKPGDIIHYVFDRHSTTNISENLYRLLPTVSPMKNQHHKRCAIVGNSGILLNSSCGPDIDSHDFVIRCNLAPVEEYSRDVGWRTNLVTMNPSVVQRAFQDLISEEWRDRFLQRLQSLSGSVLWIPAFMAKGGEERVEWALRLILLHTVDVRTAFPSLRLLHAVRGYWLTNNVHIKRPTTGLLMYTMATRFCEEIHLYGFWPFPLDPQGKPVKYHYYDTLKYEYTSSSSPHTMPLEFRTLSALHRQGALQLHTGTCDAERRPQKELQSK